In Apium graveolens cultivar Ventura chromosome 10, ASM990537v1, whole genome shotgun sequence, the following are encoded in one genomic region:
- the LOC141691794 gene encoding protein FAR1-RELATED SEQUENCE 5-like, whose amino-acid sequence MVWFFVPFIGVDNHWKSSTFSSALLDSKNETNFTWACEMFLKVFRRTPKCIITDQCLAMKVAIAKVFLDSVHRYCIWHIMQKFPSKVDPVFYAESGFMDKLNKFVWSSHLTIAEFEEGWNVVLKEFGLTDHVWLKDIYSMRKSWIPAFFGDKPMGALLRTTSRSESMNFYFNHFVQKGDTLSEFYMCYESAIDKQIYENKKLNDGDTCIPQSVTEKQIEKHASHLYTRSMFYKVQKQIRSSCLHIILASQPIVVDGVNKYVVRDKSFDEKFFVVEFSFLKNDVQSLGCGKNTSAILVHSLDEKCRAQILQIKVCIADKFQISGVTKDDMLQECFGVRPSGLSKVLPPLQSNNKGSRKRIAGPAKLSCDGKKRKLRMCKTCNSKGYHDSRKCPSKLIQLQTKSSLQSVQTTLNQGNVQEYPSSTQILVDMSSGY is encoded by the exons ATGGTATGGTTTTTTGTGCCATTCATTGGCGTCGACAATCATTGGAAAAGTTCCACTTTTTCTTCTGCTTTACTTGATTCTAAAAATGAGACAAATTTTACATGGGCATGTGAGATGTTTCTCAAAGTTTTTCGCCGGACTCCAAAATGCATAATTACTGATCAGTGCCTTGCCATGAAAGTTGCAATTGCTAAAGTGTTTCTTGATTCTGTTCATCGATACTGTATATGGCATATAATGCAGAAGTTTCCATCCAAg GTTGATCCTGTTTTTTATGCTGAATCTGGTTTTATGGATAAACTAAATAAATTTGTGTGGTCATCACATTTGACGATAGCTGAATTTGAAGAAGGATGGAATGTTGTGTTGAAGGAATTTGGATTGACTGATCATGTATGGTTGAAAGATATATATTCTATGAGGAAATCTTGGATACCTGCTTTTTTCGGGGACAAGCCAATGGGTGCACTGCTTAGAACCACGTCAAGGTCAGAAAGCATGAACTTTTATTTTAATCACTTTGTGCAGAAAGGAGACACTCTTTCTGAATTCTATATGTGTTACGAGAGTGCCATCGACAAACAGATTTATGAAAATAAAAAGCTAAATGATGGAGACACATGTATTCCACAATCTGTAACGGAAAAGCAAATTGAAAAGCATGCGTCTCATCTTTACACTCGTTCGATGTTCTATAAGGTTCAGAAACAGATTAGGTCAAGTTGTTTGCATATTATTTTGGCAAGCCAACCAATTGTTGTTGATGGTGTAAATAAATATGTTGTTCGTGATAAAAGCTTTGATGAAAAATTCTTTGTGGTTGAATTTAGTTTCTTGAAGAATGATGTTCA GTCTTTGGGGTGTGGAAAGAATACCTCAGCAATTCTTGTGCACTCGTTGGATGAGAAATGCAGAGCTCAGATTCTTCAAATTAAAGTTTG TATTGCTGATAAATTTCAGATTTCTGGTGTTACGAAAGATGATATGCTTCAAGAGTGCTTTGGTGTTAGGCCTTCTGGTTTGAGCAAAGTTCTTCCTCCACTACAAAGCAATAACAAAGGAAGCAGAAAAAGGATTGCTGGCCCTGCAAAGTTAAGTTGTGATGGGAAGAAGAGAAAATTAAGGATGTGCAAAACTTGTAATTCAAAAGGATACCATGATTCACGCAAGTGTCCAAGTAAACTAATCCAGCTGCAAACAAAATCTTCTCTTCAGAGTGTTCAAACTACTTTAAATCAAG GTAATGTACAAGAGTATCCATCATCCACTCAAATACTTGTTGATATGTCATCTGGATATTAA